The following proteins are co-located in the Clavibacter capsici genome:
- a CDS encoding NUDIX hydrolase has product MADVTSRPTVFAAGAVVWRVLEGRIRVLIIHRTRRRDTSLPKGKVDPGETLPQTAVREVHEETGLRVALGVPLGAIEYGISGGRRKSVSYWAAEATDAMVEAGRFEPDDEVESVEWVSIPNARKRLDYPGEVQILDLFAGLVETGSHRSFALIALRHGHAVQPYEWDGADAGRPLSARGREEARSIVPTLAAFGPRVITSSTAERCLQTVGPLAEALGRQVKEDAGISQDAYEADGGSVRETVAKRVRKARSAVLCSHSPVLPEILHEIALATETPDASRMPRAGMLSPAEFSVVHLSASDPEAGILAVESYGPSS; this is encoded by the coding sequence CTGGCGGACGTGACGTCCCGCCCCACCGTGTTCGCCGCCGGCGCCGTCGTCTGGCGAGTCCTCGAGGGGCGCATCCGGGTGCTCATCATCCACCGCACCCGCCGGCGCGACACCTCCCTCCCCAAGGGCAAGGTGGATCCGGGCGAGACCCTCCCGCAGACCGCGGTCCGCGAGGTGCACGAGGAGACGGGCCTCCGGGTCGCGCTCGGCGTCCCCCTGGGGGCCATCGAGTACGGCATCTCCGGCGGGCGCCGCAAGTCCGTGAGCTACTGGGCCGCCGAGGCGACCGACGCCATGGTGGAGGCCGGCCGCTTCGAGCCGGACGACGAGGTCGAGAGCGTCGAGTGGGTGTCGATCCCCAACGCGCGCAAGCGCCTCGACTACCCGGGCGAGGTGCAGATCCTCGACCTGTTCGCCGGGCTCGTGGAGACGGGCTCGCACCGCTCGTTCGCCCTCATCGCGCTGCGTCACGGCCACGCCGTCCAGCCCTACGAGTGGGACGGCGCCGATGCCGGCAGGCCGCTCAGCGCGCGCGGCCGCGAGGAGGCGCGATCCATCGTCCCCACGCTCGCCGCGTTCGGGCCGCGCGTCATCACCAGCAGCACCGCCGAGCGCTGCCTGCAGACCGTCGGGCCGCTCGCGGAGGCCCTCGGACGCCAGGTGAAGGAGGACGCGGGCATCAGCCAGGACGCGTACGAGGCCGACGGCGGATCCGTGCGCGAGACCGTCGCGAAGCGCGTGCGCAAGGCGAGGAGCGCGGTGCTCTGCAGCCACAGCCCGGTCCTGCCGGAGATCCTGCACGAGATCGCCCTCGCCACCGAGACGCCCGACGCGAGCCGCATGCCGCGGGCCGGGATGCTGTCGCCCGCCGAGTTCTCGGTGGTGCACCTGTCGGCGTCCGACCCGGAGGCGGGGATCCTCGCCGTCGAGAGCTACGGGCCCTCCTCCTGA
- a CDS encoding phosphate ABC transporter substrate-binding protein PstS, with product MKISRLGSAAALAAVTAIALSSCAANEAPAEGGSASASTLSGSLNGIGATSQGSAQEAWSAAFQTANPDVTVSYAGEGSGAGREAFMAGGQNAMFAGSDRALKTDELTGTFGQCADGTKPIDVPAYISPIAMIFKIDGVKELHLDPATTAGIFKGTITKWNDPAIVALNPDATMPDAGITAVHRSDDSGTTENFAKYLNTTAKDVWDAEPKGVWPYQGGEAAQGTSGVVDAVTGGTNIIGYADASKAGDLGVAKIKVGDEFVGFSPEAAAAVVEASPEAEGREENDVVFDLDYSTTEAGVYPIVLVSYLIACQEYKDPAVGELVKAYVGYVTSTEGQQVAAEKAGAAPLSDTVAAQVKTAVESIK from the coding sequence GTGAAGATCTCGCGTCTCGGCAGCGCAGCAGCGCTCGCCGCCGTCACCGCCATCGCCCTCTCCTCCTGCGCCGCCAACGAGGCGCCCGCCGAGGGAGGGTCCGCATCGGCGTCCACCCTCTCCGGCTCGCTCAACGGGATCGGCGCCACCTCCCAGGGCTCCGCCCAGGAGGCCTGGAGCGCCGCGTTCCAGACCGCCAACCCCGACGTCACCGTCAGCTACGCCGGCGAGGGTTCCGGCGCCGGACGCGAGGCCTTCATGGCCGGCGGCCAGAACGCCATGTTCGCCGGCTCCGACCGCGCGCTGAAGACCGACGAGCTCACCGGCACGTTCGGCCAGTGCGCCGACGGCACCAAGCCGATCGACGTCCCCGCCTACATCTCCCCCATCGCCATGATCTTCAAGATCGACGGCGTCAAGGAGCTGCACCTCGACCCCGCCACCACCGCGGGCATCTTCAAGGGCACCATCACGAAGTGGAACGACCCGGCCATCGTCGCGCTCAACCCCGACGCCACGATGCCCGACGCGGGCATCACCGCCGTGCACCGCTCGGACGACTCGGGCACCACCGAGAACTTCGCGAAGTACCTCAACACCACGGCGAAGGACGTCTGGGACGCCGAGCCCAAGGGCGTCTGGCCCTACCAGGGCGGCGAGGCGGCCCAGGGCACGTCCGGCGTCGTCGACGCCGTCACCGGCGGCACCAACATCATCGGCTACGCCGACGCGTCCAAGGCGGGCGACCTCGGCGTCGCGAAGATCAAGGTCGGCGACGAGTTCGTCGGCTTCTCCCCGGAGGCGGCAGCGGCCGTCGTCGAGGCCTCGCCCGAGGCCGAGGGCCGCGAGGAGAACGACGTCGTCTTCGACCTCGACTACTCCACCACCGAGGCGGGCGTCTACCCGATCGTCCTCGTCAGCTACCTCATCGCCTGCCAGGAGTACAAGGACCCGGCCGTCGGCGAGCTCGTCAAGGCGTACGTCGGCTACGTGACCAGCACCGAGGGCCAGCAGGTCGCCGCCGAGAAGGCCGGCGCCGCGCCGCTGTCCGACACGGTCGCC